The Staphylococcus carnosus genome has a segment encoding these proteins:
- the uvrB gene encoding excinuclease ABC subunit UvrB, protein MEHHPFKIVSDYEPQGDQPAAIKELTEGIKAGKRHQTLLGATGTGKTFTMSNVIKEVGKPTLVIAHNKTLAGQLYNEFKELFPENRVEYFVSFYDYYQPEAYVPSTDTFIEKDATINDEIDQLRHSATSSLFERDDVIIVASVSSIFGLGNPEEYSDLVVNIREGMEMDRSQFLRDLVDIQYTRNDIDFKRGTFRVRGDVVEVFPASREEICIRVEFFGDEIDRISEVNYLTGEVLRQREHFSIFPASHYVTRDEKLKLAIERIEKELEERLKELRSENKLLEAQRLEQRTNYDLEMMREMGFCSGIENYSVHLTLRPIGSTPYTLLDYFGDDWLVMVDESHVTLPQIRGMYNGDRARKQVLIDHGFRLPSAIDNRPLTFEEFEEKAKQLVYVSATPGPYELEHTDEMTEQIIRPTGLLDPKIDVRPTKNQIDDLLSEIQDRVDKNERVLITTLTKKMSEDLTTYLKEAGIKVNYLHSEIKTLERIEIIRDLRMGTYDAVVGINLLREGIDIPEVSLVVILDADKEGFLRSERSLVQTIGRAARNEHGEVIMYADKITDSMKFAIDETERRRKIQNEYNEEHGITPQTIHKKIHDVISATVETKEENEKDQKVVPKKLTKKEREKTIANIEKEMKKAAKDLDFERATELRDMLFELKAEG, encoded by the coding sequence ATGGAACATCATCCATTTAAAATTGTCTCTGATTATGAACCTCAAGGCGATCAGCCTGCAGCAATTAAAGAATTGACAGAGGGTATAAAAGCAGGTAAACGTCATCAAACATTATTAGGGGCAACAGGAACAGGTAAAACGTTCACAATGAGCAACGTAATTAAAGAAGTAGGTAAACCGACACTTGTAATTGCACATAACAAGACACTTGCCGGTCAATTATATAATGAATTCAAAGAGTTGTTTCCTGAAAACAGAGTAGAATACTTTGTCAGCTTCTATGATTATTATCAACCAGAAGCTTATGTTCCTTCGACTGATACTTTTATAGAAAAAGATGCAACGATTAATGATGAAATTGACCAATTGCGCCACTCAGCAACAAGTTCATTATTTGAACGTGATGATGTAATTATCGTTGCCAGTGTCAGCTCGATCTTCGGTTTAGGGAATCCGGAAGAATATAGTGATTTAGTTGTGAATATCAGAGAAGGCATGGAAATGGATCGCAGCCAATTTTTAAGAGACTTGGTTGATATTCAATATACAAGAAATGATATTGATTTTAAACGTGGTACGTTCAGAGTGCGCGGAGATGTTGTTGAAGTATTCCCAGCTTCACGCGAGGAAATTTGTATTCGTGTGGAATTTTTCGGTGATGAAATTGATAGAATCAGTGAAGTGAATTATTTAACTGGCGAAGTGTTGAGACAACGTGAACATTTTTCAATCTTCCCGGCATCTCACTATGTAACACGGGATGAAAAATTAAAACTTGCTATTGAAAGAATTGAAAAAGAGTTAGAAGAGCGTTTAAAAGAGTTACGTTCTGAAAATAAATTGTTAGAAGCGCAAAGATTAGAGCAACGTACGAACTATGATTTGGAAATGATGAGAGAAATGGGCTTTTGTTCAGGTATTGAGAACTATTCTGTCCATTTAACATTGCGTCCGATTGGTTCAACGCCATATACGTTGTTAGATTATTTCGGTGATGATTGGCTTGTAATGGTCGATGAATCCCATGTTACTTTACCTCAAATCAGAGGAATGTATAACGGTGATAGAGCACGTAAACAAGTGTTGATTGATCATGGATTCCGTTTACCAAGTGCGATTGATAACAGACCTTTAACATTTGAAGAGTTTGAAGAAAAAGCTAAACAATTGGTTTATGTTTCAGCAACGCCAGGTCCATATGAATTAGAACACACAGATGAAATGACTGAACAAATTATTCGACCAACTGGCTTGTTAGATCCTAAAATTGATGTAAGACCTACAAAAAATCAAATTGATGATTTATTAAGTGAAATTCAAGATAGAGTAGATAAAAATGAACGTGTATTAATTACAACTTTAACGAAAAAAATGAGTGAAGATTTAACAACTTATTTAAAAGAAGCTGGTATCAAAGTCAACTATCTGCATTCTGAAATCAAGACACTAGAACGAATTGAAATTATTCGAGATTTAAGAATGGGCACTTATGATGCTGTAGTCGGAATCAACTTGTTAAGAGAGGGTATCGATATACCAGAAGTATCTCTTGTAGTTATTTTAGATGCTGATAAAGAAGGATTTTTACGTTCTGAACGTTCACTTGTACAAACTATAGGTCGTGCTGCACGTAATGAACATGGTGAAGTTATTATGTACGCAGATAAAATCACAGATTCTATGAAATTTGCGATTGATGAAACAGAACGCCGTCGTAAAATCCAAAATGAATATAACGAAGAACATGGTATTACACCGCAAACGATTCATAAGAAAATTCATGATGTTATCAGCGCAACAGTTGAAACAAAAGAAGAAAATGAAAAAGATCAAAAAGTGGTTCCTAAAAAACTTACGAAAAAAGAACGAGAAAAAACAATTGCCAATATAGAAAAAGAAATGAAAAAAGCAGCTAAAGATTTAGACTTTGAAAGAGCAACGGAATTAAGAGATATGTTATTCGAATTAAAGGCAGAAGGGTGA
- a CDS encoding CsbA family protein, producing MVLVWYLCASFFPCILVVLFSVVTKNKWVGAIVTLTLIGGSIYKGFFHSEWIIFIDVVSLLAGFVIVDQLNLHKQHEDEDR from the coding sequence ATGGTTCTCGTTTGGTATCTTTGTGCTTCATTTTTCCCGTGTATTCTAGTGGTTTTGTTCAGCGTTGTAACTAAGAATAAATGGGTAGGAGCAATTGTAACGTTAACGCTTATCGGCGGCTCCATATATAAAGGATTTTTCCATAGTGAATGGATTATTTTCATAGATGTGGTTTCGCTTTTAGCAGGATTTGTTATAGTTGATCAATTAAATCTCCATAAACAGCATGAAGATGAAGATCGTTAA
- a CDS encoding YfbR-like 5'-deoxynucleotidase encodes MGVHQYFKRLSDLEKLIRLPGKFKYFEHNVAAHSFKVTKIAQYLGTVEEAHGNEINWKNLYEKALNHDFAEVFTGDIKTPVKYASRDLKKLFSQVEEEMVDNFIREEFPPEYQDVYRERLQEGKDDSLEGQILAVADKIDLLYETFGEIQKRNPDDLFFEIYEMSLETIMQFDHLVSVQDFIENVIPEMLTENFIPRSELRELTMSILNKRDG; translated from the coding sequence ATGGGTGTACATCAATATTTTAAAAGACTATCAGATCTAGAAAAGCTAATACGCTTGCCTGGAAAATTTAAATATTTTGAGCATAATGTAGCTGCGCATTCTTTCAAGGTCACTAAAATTGCTCAATATTTAGGTACAGTGGAAGAAGCGCATGGTAATGAAATTAACTGGAAAAACTTATATGAAAAAGCGTTAAACCATGATTTTGCGGAAGTGTTTACAGGAGATATCAAAACACCTGTAAAATATGCAAGCCGTGATTTGAAGAAGTTATTCTCACAAGTAGAAGAAGAAATGGTAGATAATTTTATCAGAGAAGAGTTTCCTCCAGAATATCAAGACGTCTATAGAGAACGACTGCAAGAAGGGAAAGATGATTCTTTAGAAGGGCAAATTCTTGCTGTTGCTGATAAAATCGATTTACTTTATGAAACGTTCGGAGAAATACAAAAACGTAATCCGGATGATTTGTTCTTCGAAATTTATGAGATGTCCCTTGAGACAATTATGCAGTTTGATCATTTAGTATCTGTACAAGATTTTATTGAAAATGTAATTCCGGAAATGTTAACAGAAAACTTTATCCCACGATCGGAATTGCGAGAATTAACGATGTCGATTTTAAATAAAAGAGATGGGTGA
- a CDS encoding COG3942 and LysM peptidoglycan-binding domain-containing protein: MKKALLLSAASVTVFTGLNGVASAEQTHVVKENAKLSDVAALFATTTNEIKNLNNLNKDEVKKDTQLVLPDTDIVEVKAGDSLNSIAKKHHISVDKLHELNPGLTNLILPGDILAVSDKGAAHLQVLFTGKIAPETEKQAYNEEGQSSKQPTSSNYHNVEQVTTAPQAYYSNENNVEYKAPTRSYTTSYKVPSYTAPTSYSGNYSSTSYSAPAAQSSYSNYSGANYYTSGQCTSYVFERAGGKAGSLWGNANNWANAAAAAGRTVNNTPTAGAIMQSTAGAYGHVAYVEGVNGDGSVRVSEMNYGYGPGVVTSRTLSAGQAASYNFIH, from the coding sequence ATGAAGAAAGCTTTATTACTCTCAGCAGCATCGGTAACAGTGTTTACAGGATTAAATGGCGTCGCATCTGCGGAACAAACACACGTAGTTAAAGAAAACGCTAAATTAAGCGATGTCGCAGCTTTGTTTGCCACTACTACAAATGAAATTAAAAACTTAAATAATTTAAATAAAGACGAAGTTAAAAAAGATACTCAATTAGTCTTGCCAGATACAGATATTGTAGAAGTGAAAGCGGGAGATTCTTTAAATTCAATTGCAAAGAAACATCATATTTCTGTAGATAAATTACATGAACTTAATCCAGGTCTTACAAACTTAATTTTACCTGGTGATATCTTAGCAGTTTCAGATAAAGGTGCAGCACATTTACAAGTATTATTTACTGGCAAAATTGCACCAGAAACTGAAAAACAAGCTTACAATGAAGAAGGTCAATCATCAAAACAACCGACATCTTCAAATTATCATAATGTAGAACAAGTAACGACAGCACCACAAGCTTATTATTCTAATGAAAACAATGTAGAATACAAAGCACCAACGCGTTCATATACAACATCATATAAAGTACCATCATATACAGCACCAACAAGTTATTCTGGAAATTACAGCAGTACTTCATATAGTGCACCAGCTGCTCAATCTTCTTATTCTAACTATTCAGGTGCAAACTACTATACATCTGGTCAATGTACATCATATGTATTCGAACGTGCCGGCGGTAAAGCAGGCTCATTATGGGGCAATGCGAATAACTGGGCAAATGCTGCTGCAGCTGCAGGTCGCACAGTTAATAACACACCAACTGCTGGTGCTATCATGCAATCAACAGCAGGTGCATATGGTCACGTTGCTTACGTTGAAGGCGTAAATGGTGACGGTTCAGTTCGTGTATCTGAAATGAACTACGGTTACGGCCCAGGTGTTGTAACTTCACGTACACTTTCAGCAGGACAAGCTGCATCATATAACTTTATTCATTAA
- the prfB gene encoding peptide chain release factor 2 (programmed frameshift): protein MELSEIKRNLANYEEKLNQLRGSLDLEEKETNIQEYEELMTDPNFWDDQNKAQEIIDKNNALKHVVNGYRDLEAELEDMSATHELLAEEFDEDLKADLEEEANAFKDKLDQFELQLLLNGPYDANNAILELHPGAGGTESQDWASMLLRMYQRYAEQQGFKVEFADYLPGDEAGVKSVTLVIKGHNAYGYLKAEKGVHRLVRISPFDSSGRRHTSFVSCDVIPEFSNNEIEIEVNPDDITVDTFRASGAGGQHINKTESAIRITHHPTGIVVNNQNERSQIKNREAAMKMLKSKLYQLKLEEQEREMAEIRGEQKEIGWGSQIRSYVFHPYSMVKDHRTNEETGNVNAVMDGEIGPFIEAYLRTQMDNREA, encoded by the exons ATGGAATTATCCGAAATTAAGCGTAATCTCGCTAATTATGAAGAAAAATTAAATCAACTTAGGGGGTCTCTT GACTTAGAGGAAAAAGAGACAAACATCCAAGAATATGAAGAATTGATGACAGATCCGAATTTCTGGGATGACCAAAATAAAGCACAAGAAATTATTGATAAAAATAATGCATTGAAACATGTGGTGAATGGCTATCGAGATTTAGAAGCAGAACTAGAAGATATGTCAGCGACACATGAATTGCTTGCAGAAGAATTTGATGAAGATTTAAAAGCAGATTTAGAAGAAGAGGCGAATGCTTTTAAAGATAAATTGGATCAATTTGAATTGCAATTATTGTTAAATGGTCCATATGATGCGAATAATGCAATTTTAGAACTGCACCCAGGTGCAGGTGGTACCGAGTCTCAAGACTGGGCAAGTATGTTATTACGTATGTATCAACGTTATGCTGAACAACAAGGCTTTAAAGTAGAATTTGCAGATTATCTGCCAGGTGATGAAGCGGGTGTTAAAAGTGTGACCTTAGTCATCAAAGGGCATAATGCATATGGTTACTTGAAAGCTGAAAAAGGTGTGCATCGTTTGGTACGTATCTCACCTTTTGATTCATCAGGACGTCGCCATACATCATTTGTATCTTGTGATGTGATTCCTGAATTCAGTAATAATGAGATTGAAATCGAAGTGAATCCAGATGATATTACAGTAGATACTTTCAGAGCATCTGGTGCAGGCGGACAACACATTAACAAAACTGAATCAGCAATCCGAATTACCCACCATCCGACTGGAATTGTGGTAAACAACCAAAATGAACGTTCTCAAATCAAAAACCGTGAAGCGGCAATGAAAATGTTGAAATCTAAATTGTATCAATTGAAATTAGAAGAACAAGAACGTGAAATGGCTGAAATCCGCGGTGAACAAAAAGAAATCGGATGGGGCAGTCAAATTCGTTCTTATGTATTCCATCCTTATTCAATGGTTAAAGATCACCGTACAAATGAAGAAACAGGGAATGTCAATGCGGTAATGGATGGAGAAATCGGACCATTTATCGAAGCTTACTTAAGAACACAAATGGATAATCGTGAAGCATAA
- the secA gene encoding preprotein translocase subunit SecA, translating into MGFLTKIVDGNKREIKRLSKQADKVISLEEEMSILTDEEIRNKTKAFQERLQAEEDVSKQDKILEEILPEAFALVREGAKRVFNMTPYPVQIMGGIAIHNGDISEMRTGEGKTLTATMPTYLNALAGRGVHVITVNEYLASSQSEEMAELYNFLGLSVGLNLNSLSTEQKREAYNADITYSTNNELGFDYLRDNMVNYSEERVMRPLHFAIIDEVDSILIDEARTPLIISGEAEKSTSLYTQANVFAKMLKAEDDYNYDEKTKSVQLTDQGADKAERMFKLDNLYDLKNVDIITHINTALRANYTLQRDVDYMVVDGEVLIVDQFTGRTMPGRRFSEGLHQAIEAKEGVQIQNESKTMASITFQNYFRMYNKLAGMTGTAKTEEEEFRNIYNMTVTQIPTNRPVQREDRPDLIFISQKGKFDAVVEDVVEKHKKGQPILLGTVAVETSEYISQLLKKRGVRHDVLNAKNHEREAEIVSTAGQKGAVTIATNMAGRGTDIKLGEGVEELGGLAVIGTERHESRRIDDQLRGRSGRQGDRGESRFYLSLQDELMVRFGSERLQKMMGRLGMDDSTPIESKMVSRAVESAQKRVEGNNFDARKRILEYDEVLRKQREIIYGERNNIIDSESSSELVITMIRSTLDRAISYYVNEELEEIDYAPFINFVEDVFLHEGEVKEDEIKGKDREDIFDTVWAKIEKAYEAQKANIPDQFNEFERMILLRSIDGRWTDHIDTMDQLRQGIHLRSYGQQNPLRDYQNEGHQLFDTMMVNIEEDVSKYILKSIITVDDDIERDKAKEYQGQHVSAEDGKEKVKPQPVVKDNHIGRNDPCPCGSGKKYKNCCGK; encoded by the coding sequence ATGGGTTTTTTAACAAAAATTGTTGACGGCAATAAGAGAGAAATCAAACGCCTAAGTAAGCAAGCTGACAAAGTAATCTCATTAGAAGAAGAAATGTCAATTCTTACTGATGAAGAAATTAGAAATAAAACAAAAGCATTCCAAGAAAGATTGCAAGCAGAAGAAGATGTAAGCAAACAAGATAAAATTTTAGAAGAAATATTACCTGAAGCATTTGCGCTTGTCCGTGAAGGAGCTAAACGTGTATTTAATATGACACCTTATCCAGTTCAAATCATGGGTGGTATCGCCATTCATAATGGTGACATTTCAGAAATGAGAACAGGTGAAGGTAAAACATTAACTGCAACGATGCCGACTTATTTAAACGCCTTAGCAGGACGTGGTGTGCATGTTATTACAGTCAATGAATACTTGGCAAGTTCTCAAAGTGAAGAAATGGCCGAGTTATATAATTTCCTTGGTTTATCAGTCGGATTGAACTTGAACAGCTTATCAACAGAACAAAAGCGTGAAGCTTATAATGCAGATATTACGTATAGTACAAATAATGAATTAGGCTTCGACTATTTACGCGATAACATGGTGAATTATTCAGAAGAACGTGTTATGCGTCCGCTTCATTTCGCTATCATTGATGAGGTCGACTCTATTTTAATCGATGAAGCGCGTACACCATTGATTATTTCAGGGGAAGCTGAAAAATCAACATCTCTTTATACACAAGCAAATGTTTTCGCTAAAATGTTAAAAGCAGAAGATGATTATAATTATGATGAAAAAACAAAATCAGTACAATTAACAGATCAAGGTGCTGATAAAGCTGAACGTATGTTCAAGTTAGATAACTTATATGATTTGAAAAACGTTGATATTATCACGCATATCAATACAGCATTACGTGCTAACTATACATTGCAACGCGATGTAGATTACATGGTTGTAGATGGAGAAGTATTGATTGTCGACCAATTTACAGGTCGAACAATGCCAGGTCGTCGATTCTCTGAAGGACTTCACCAAGCGATTGAGGCTAAAGAAGGGGTTCAAATTCAAAATGAATCTAAAACAATGGCTTCTATCACATTCCAAAACTACTTCCGTATGTATAATAAATTAGCCGGTATGACAGGTACTGCTAAAACAGAGGAAGAAGAATTCCGTAACATTTATAATATGACAGTTACACAAATTCCAACGAACCGTCCTGTTCAACGTGAAGATAGACCTGACTTGATTTTCATCAGCCAAAAAGGCAAGTTCGATGCTGTTGTTGAAGATGTTGTTGAAAAACATAAAAAAGGCCAACCAATTCTTTTAGGTACAGTAGCGGTTGAAACAAGTGAATACATTTCACAACTATTGAAAAAACGCGGTGTGCGTCATGATGTCTTAAACGCTAAAAACCATGAACGCGAAGCTGAAATCGTATCTACAGCAGGTCAAAAAGGTGCAGTCACAATCGCAACAAACATGGCTGGTCGTGGTACCGATATTAAATTAGGCGAAGGTGTTGAAGAATTAGGCGGCCTTGCTGTTATTGGTACAGAACGTCATGAATCACGCCGTATCGATGATCAGTTGCGTGGTCGTTCTGGACGTCAAGGTGACCGCGGAGAAAGCCGTTTCTATTTATCATTACAAGATGAGTTGATGGTACGTTTCGGTTCTGAACGTCTGCAAAAAATGATGGGCCGATTAGGTATGGATGACTCTACACCGATTGAATCAAAAATGGTATCTCGAGCTGTTGAATCTGCACAAAAACGTGTTGAAGGTAACAACTTCGATGCACGTAAACGTATCTTAGAATACGATGAAGTTTTACGTAAACAACGTGAAATCATTTATGGTGAACGTAATAATATTATCGATTCAGAATCAAGTTCTGAATTAGTCATTACAATGATACGCTCTACATTAGATCGTGCAATCAGTTATTATGTAAATGAAGAATTGGAAGAAATTGACTATGCGCCGTTTATTAATTTTGTGGAAGATGTTTTCTTGCACGAAGGTGAAGTCAAAGAAGATGAAATCAAAGGTAAAGATCGTGAGGATATTTTCGATACAGTATGGGCTAAAATTGAAAAAGCTTATGAAGCACAAAAAGCCAATATACCCGACCAATTCAATGAATTCGAACGTATGATTTTATTACGTTCTATTGATGGAAGATGGACAGACCATATCGATACAATGGATCAATTACGTCAAGGTATCCATTTACGTTCATACGGTCAACAAAACCCACTTCGCGACTATCAAAATGAAGGGCACCAACTATTTGATACAATGATGGTCAATATTGAAGAAGACGTCAGCAAATATATCTTGAAATCAATTATCACAGTAGATGATGATATTGAACGTGATAAAGCAAAAGAATATCAAGGACAACATGTATCAGCTGAAGATGGAAAAGAAAAAGTAAAACCGCAACCAGTTGTTAAAGATAATCACATCGGAAGAAATGATCCTTGTCCATGCGGCAGCGGTAAAAAGTATAAAAATTGCTGCGGTAAATAG
- the hpf gene encoding ribosome hibernation-promoting factor, HPF/YfiA family, which produces MIRFEIHGDNLTITDAIRNYIEDKVGKLERYFTNVPNVNAHVKVKTYANSSTKIEVTIPLNDVTLRAEERNDDLYAGIDLITNKLERQVRKYKTRVNRKKRKESEHEPFPATPETPPETAVDHDKDDEIEIIRSKQFSLKPMDSEEAVLQMDLLGHDFFIFNDRETDGTSIVYRRKDGKYGLIETVEN; this is translated from the coding sequence ATGATTAGATTTGAAATTCATGGAGACAACCTCACTATTACAGACGCAATCCGTAATTACATTGAGGACAAAGTTGGTAAACTTGAACGTTACTTCACTAATGTGCCGAATGTGAATGCACATGTAAAAGTGAAAACTTATGCAAATTCTAGCACAAAAATCGAAGTTACAATTCCGCTTAATGACGTGACACTTCGTGCAGAAGAAAGAAACGATGATTTATATGCTGGAATTGACTTGATCACTAACAAATTAGAACGTCAAGTTCGTAAATACAAAACACGTGTCAATCGTAAGAAACGTAAAGAAAGCGAACATGAACCATTCCCAGCAACTCCGGAAACTCCGCCGGAAACAGCTGTTGATCATGATAAAGATGATGAAATTGAAATCATCCGTTCTAAACAATTCAGCTTGAAACCAATGGATTCTGAAGAAGCGGTATTACAAATGGATTTACTTGGTCATGATTTCTTCATTTTCAATGACCGTGAAACTGATGGTACAAGCATTGTTTACCGCCGTAAAGACGGAAAATATGGTTTGATTGAAACTGTTGAAAACTAA
- a CDS encoding ComF family protein: MKLSRRFTLIDHLYCEYQNKDIVKETMNRYRNSGDTALCEVIASQIHLPKKQYDFIVPIPSLIKEDMKRTFNPVTQVLNAKKVSYTNLLVKNRTTGSTAFQGKHNMKNLFDLTQAAHSFNLENKTILLVNDIYTTGVTEHQAAEILFVRKIGKVDVFTFVR; encoded by the coding sequence GTGAAGTTATCCAGACGCTTCACCTTAATCGACCACCTTTATTGCGAGTACCAAAATAAAGATATCGTAAAAGAAACGATGAACCGATACCGAAATAGTGGAGACACTGCATTGTGTGAAGTAATTGCATCACAAATTCATTTGCCGAAAAAGCAGTACGATTTTATAGTACCTATTCCAAGTTTAATAAAAGAAGACATGAAAAGAACATTCAATCCTGTTACACAAGTATTGAATGCTAAGAAGGTTTCATATACCAATTTGTTAGTAAAAAACAGAACAACTGGCAGCACTGCTTTTCAGGGAAAACATAACATGAAAAATCTGTTTGATTTAACCCAAGCAGCGCATTCTTTTAATCTTGAAAATAAGACAATATTACTCGTGAATGATATTTATACAACAGGTGTGACAGAACATCAGGCAGCTGAAATATTATTTGTCAGAAAAATAGGAAAAGTCGATGTATTTACTTTTGTTAGGTAG
- a CDS encoding DEAD/DEAH box helicase family protein has protein sequence MIEIKYYGRLIRNKEDLSDEEIKTIQKGVIKNEKGRWHCIQCESTVSEDYYTYYSEPLQKEITYCRQCLQLGRMDTHSDVCITKTKHVSSQATYQLDFELSAQQTYASENIIRAIKAKENLLLYAVTGAGKTEMMFAGIQYARQQGYNVAIVSPRVDVVVEISIRIAEAFASEDIDVLYQGQSQKYNGHFVVATIHQLYRFKQHFDVIFIDEVDAFPLSMDPLLQHTLECASSITSSHIYMTATPSRKLRSQFKNENIITLPARYHRQPLPVPHYKYLKFKPDKLQISLLQILKKQISSNRYTLVFFNHIEAMKQAFEVYRKHIPDLIYVHSEDALRFDKVTALREGCHPIVFTTTILERGFTMSHLDVIVLNSQDFKTAALVQIAGRTGRKIQDTKGLVLYLHNGVSLSMMHAKYQFKQMNRIGIEKGWLDA, from the coding sequence ATGATTGAAATTAAATATTATGGTCGATTAATACGCAATAAAGAAGATTTATCTGATGAAGAAATTAAAACGATTCAAAAAGGCGTAATAAAAAATGAAAAAGGAAGATGGCATTGCATTCAATGCGAAAGTACAGTGAGCGAAGATTATTATACGTATTATTCTGAACCGCTTCAAAAAGAAATTACTTATTGCAGACAATGTTTGCAATTAGGACGTATGGATACGCATTCAGACGTCTGCATCACTAAAACGAAGCATGTTTCAAGCCAAGCGACATACCAACTTGATTTCGAACTCTCTGCACAACAAACATATGCTTCTGAAAACATCATCCGTGCCATAAAAGCAAAAGAAAATCTGCTTTTATATGCAGTTACTGGAGCAGGGAAGACTGAAATGATGTTTGCAGGCATACAATATGCCAGACAACAAGGATATAACGTAGCCATTGTTTCACCCAGAGTAGATGTAGTAGTCGAAATCAGTATACGGATTGCTGAGGCTTTTGCTTCTGAAGATATCGATGTACTCTATCAAGGGCAATCTCAAAAGTATAATGGACATTTTGTAGTCGCAACCATCCATCAACTCTATCGATTCAAACAGCATTTTGATGTCATTTTCATTGATGAAGTAGATGCTTTTCCGCTTTCAATGGATCCCTTACTCCAACACACACTAGAATGTGCTTCTAGTATCACCTCAAGCCACATTTACATGACGGCTACACCTTCACGAAAACTGCGTTCACAATTCAAAAATGAAAATATTATTACGCTTCCAGCACGTTATCATCGACAACCGCTTCCTGTTCCGCATTACAAGTATTTAAAATTCAAACCTGATAAGCTGCAAATCAGTTTACTCCAGATATTGAAAAAACAAATCAGCAGTAACCGCTATACACTCGTGTTTTTCAATCATATTGAAGCCATGAAACAAGCGTTTGAAGTTTATCGCAAACATATACCGGATTTGATATATGTCCATAGCGAAGATGCATTGCGTTTTGATAAGGTCACAGCACTAAGAGAAGGATGCCATCCTATTGTTTTTACAACAACCATTTTAGAGCGAGGATTTACTATGTCGCATTTAGATGTCATTGTGCTGAACAGCCAAGATTTCAAGACAGCTGCTTTAGTACAAATTGCTGGAAGGACGGGCAGAAAAATACAAGATACTAAAGGGCTTGTATTATATCTGCATAATGGTGTTTCGCTCAGTATGATGCATGCGAAATATCAATTTAAACAAATGAACCGTATCGGTATTGAAAAGGGGTGGTTAGATGCCTAG